Genomic window (Falco cherrug isolate bFalChe1 chromosome 4, bFalChe1.pri, whole genome shotgun sequence):
GAAAAGGAAGCAGTATTCTTTAATACCtgctctgaaaaggaaaaggtgaaaGCTGAAAAGCCATCTGATTTCTGGAATTGTTTGTGTGCTTAGACAGCTGGTTTTGAAAGGCAGAAGTAGTATGGAAGAACTGTTGGTTGCTTTTGAAAAGTTCATAGTAAATTACTCAACAGAGCCTTCTCTCCTACCTTGCAGCTCTCATCAACAATTTGGCCTATATAAATTGTGTATAACTGCCTACATGTGCATTCCTTGTCTGGGCTAATGCTGTTGATTTTAAGCAATTCCCTTTCACACAGCAGTGTGGTAGGATTGAACACACAGTCTAATGTTACATCTGGGCTAAAGAGAAAGGCCAGTTGAGAAGACATGAACTTCTTAAAACACGCTCACTCAGTGGTTGGTCCTCTCCACCTGGCCTCTGTAAAAATCCATGCAGCAACACAAGGTGAGAGATGCGTAGAGCTGCGTATTCAAGTGCTCCTTTTTTATCTTGAACGCAGCAAATTTGGCAGTCTGACAGCTGAGCAATTGCAACGGTCTGTGAAATAATCTAACATTTCATTAAAGCATGAGTTCAGTAGTGTTACCTCTGCATAAGTGTGTAAGGCAAAGAATCAGCTGCCATACAAGTTTATTAACCTGGCACAAGTCGACTGTAGTCCGTCCCAAATCCATAAACTTTCACCTactgatgtttatttttaaaaaaattttctttttagttgcAGAAAACAACCTCTGTGGGCAAGCATGGGCTGCCGGGATGTTCATGCAGCAACCGTACTGGCCTTCCTCAGTGGAACAGCCTCAGTAGCTGGACTCCTTGCAGCAGTTCTGCTTCCAAACTGGAGGCAAATGAGACTGTACACATTCAACAAGAATGAGAGGAATGTGACCATTTACACGGGACTCTGGATTAAGTGCGCTCGCTTTGATGGGAGCAGAGACTGTGTGATATATGACCCACAGTGGTACACTGCTGTCGATCAACTGGATTTGCGTGTTCTTCAGTTTGCCCTTCCACTGAGTATGTTAACTGCCGTCTCagctctgtttctctgcttgATTGGCATGTGTAACACAGCCTTTGTATCAAGCGTGCCAAACATCAAATTGGCCAAATGCCTTGTAAACAGTGCCGGCTGCCATCTCGTGGCTGGCCTCTTGTTCCTGCTGGCATGTGCCATTTGTCTCACTCCATCAATCTGGGTCATCTTTTATAACAATTATCTGAACAGAAAATATGAGCCTGTCTTTAGCTTTGACATCTCTGTATTTATTGCCATTGCCAGTGCTGGCGGTCTGTTTTTCACTTCCGTTCTGCTGTGTCTGTGGTACTGTGCATGTAAAAGCCTACCTTCTCCTTTCTGGCAGCCCCTCTATTCCCATGCCCCTAGCATGCACAGCTATGCCTCTCAGCCGTATTCTGCACGCTCTCGCCTCTCTGCCATGGAAATTGACATTCCTGTTGTGACACATGCATCTTAAGAAGACAGAGTCTTGGAAGCCAAGTTCTTGTGCTCATTCAAACGGTGAAAATTGCAGGCTTGGttctctctgctgccttgcaCTGAGCATAGTCATTTGTAAGGTCAGGTTTCCCAAGGTGCAAAGCAATGGAGACCTGAGTTCAGCAAGTCGGTTGCTGTTCTGGTGTGTTACTTCCTGACTgcttttttggtgtgttttttttaactgagctCACTACATATAAaattgctgctggtgctgggacaGTACATTAAACAATGGTGTCTGTTCATCCTTCTGCTTACTGAGGTCAAAGCAGGTTTGAACCTTTTTGCTGTCCGATAAGCTATTATTAGGTTCTGATCCCATCGTAAGAGCTGCATAGGTGGACCTTGCACCCATGCATTATCCAAATGCAGGCAGTGGAACCAGGTGCAGGGGGTCACTGAGTTTCTTGCTCTTCTAGACACGTGTATTTCAAGATGCGATGTCTGAAAAGGGTATTTGGCAGACTGACTAGTTCTGCAgcactgttttttgttttcgACTGCAGACACAAAAAGCTACCCGCTTCTGAACTTTGGAAATAGAATTATTGTCATATTAccctttattttcaaagtagctatcagaagaaataaaattgatttaactaataattttttctgtactgtaatAGCATTTAGTGAATTACTGGAGgctagaaacattttttttaattttattctagtttttttcagtaagttaGCAAATTCACTAGATCTACTTtgtgattaaaacaaaaaccacttGTATGTAAAAATTCTGGTTAGAAgcttgaatattttatttgaaggcCATCTTAAAGATGGATTTTCAAGTAGGCTTTGAAGTATTACTCGGTTCTGGAGAGAATTGTCACTCACTGCAAAACAGATTAGGAAAACCATGAAGAATTCTGAAGGCTATGAAAGATTCTTTTGGAATACTGTACACAGGCTATAACAACATCTCTCTAGGAAGGGGTTTATAACCCCAGGGAGAGATTTTTAAATCTAGattgtgttttgttggttttttttttttgttaaatgtatataaaagtAACAATGAGCTTGTGTATTTTTCAGAGTTGATCTATATGGTTGTTGGAGTTTTCATGCTGTAGCTTATATAATTACTGATTAAGACAACCTTTTCAGCCTTGTTCTTCAACACTTTTCAAGTTgagctattttaaaattgagTTAAAGTCCAGTTATTTCCTATGCTGCCACTTCACAACTGGACAAAGTTTCCcattcctgttttctgtaagaTGAGGTTTTGAGTAACTCGTGAACTTCACATTGTAGCTCTACAAGGATGAGGAGAGATTATAGACTCCCAACCTTGGatgtctttaaatatatttttttttccttctaaggTGCAGAGCAGGTCAGCCCCAAGGTTCAAAGCTTTTCAATATGGGCTTTGAAACTACTTGGAAAATTGATGACAGTGAGTTGAAGAGTGTTACAATTAAGACAAGTATTTGATTTGCCAAGACTTTGGCAAATTAAGCTCTTCTGTTTAAGATGCCATTCCAGTAAGGAAAGTTATATTTGTATTAATCCCACAACAGATTTTCATtgctaaaaaattaaatagatttCTTTAATTCCAGTTCTGCAAACTCATCTGAGATCCTGAAAGtcagttttgttccttttccatGCATTAGAAATAGGAACAAATGCTGTGCCGAGCAAATCTTGTTCTGTTACAATCTGTGTGGTAACAGTATGAGGAATCATTGTGTTTTAACTGGTAGACCTCAGACTTCAGTGGACTGAGTGAGGACACTGATACCTGTCGTAAATTCCCAGCAGAGTCAATAAACAGACAGGCCTTTCAGACAGAGTGCTTGATTAAATTGCAGTCTAAGGAATTAACGCTGTAGATGATAAAGAATACTTAACGAGGTAGGCTTCTAAAGTTACATGGATTTAATACCCTCTTAGGTTTACAAGGTATGATGTTAGATgaagtatcttttttcttttaatcagatCAGTACTTGTATGGGATTAGAACATGTATAATGACATGCaagcctgctttttttttttcttcaaaattgaACTTTGTTTTGCAGTTACTGTGGTGGTCCAACTTCAGATACTGTTGCTGTTTCAGCTGCCTGTATCCTTAGATGCTTTGTCAGGTCAAAGCACTGGTTTGCCACTTCATGTCAGCTTGCTTCCCCATTGCTCCagtgtcttttcttctttgtgccTTGCTTAAGTTATGAATTGGCCAGTAAATGTTTAGTTTACAGTCAGTGTCTGGTATGCTTTTTGAGCCTGAATTTACAAAGCATTTTGGTCATTTTGGAGGGATGAATACATCTCTCTGTGACTTTAAAAGGAGCTGAATCTTCAGCATCTCCAGAGCAAGAGAGGCAGCCTGGCAAACTGATGTTTTCTATGAGAGAGTAAATGCAGCCAGTGTTTTGTTCTCTACACTTTAAATAGCAGATGTCTCTGACAGCTCTTTTGTATTATGACTTTGATTTTTATGCACTAAACTTTCAATCAGTATTGCTGCTGCCTAAGCTAATAACTTGTTGCTTTGAAAATTGTGTCTTTCCAAAAGTCTGAGGTGGATCTGAGCTGTGAAAAGTGGGGATCCAAAAGTTAGTGGATTCCAGCGTAGTTTTATTAAGAAGACCATTGCATCATGTATCACCGAAGCGCAGCTGGATTTCTTTCAACAGTGCTGTTAACGTGAGTTTCTGCTGGATCCTAAGTGAAATTAACTGGAAGTGTTGTGCTGTATTCCTCCTTTACAGAAAGAGGTGGCCAACCTGTGACGCTTGAGCCAAATGGTGCCACTCCAGCATTTCTCTTGCTAAGGTTACCATcatgcccagcagcagggctggggagtgACAGGCCTCCCTGGATCTGGGGAGAGGAACGCCTGTATCTCTGCCAGAGAACAGCTGCTGTGGAGCAGTTAGCACCCCTGCCTCTGACCAGCTGCTCGCTCCTCAGCACTGTGCTGTGTGCAGGGCAGGCACTCTGGCTCTTGAGCACAGGAAGATTTTAATTTGTGGCTCATGGAGTCAAAGGCTCGGTGCTTTGGGATTACAGGAGcctgtattttttccaagtaattCCTGTCCAGCGTCTTAAATTGTGTTTAATTACAATGTTGGTTCTTTTTATGTGAAACTAAAGATacgtatttttaataaaacagtctcataagatgcattttattttgattaattttatggaaaaaactAGCTGCTAAAATATGAAAGACTATGCCTGTTTTGATAATGATTGCCAGACTTTCGGATGGCTTAACAGGCTTAAAATGTTGTGTATACTGCATTTTAACTCACTAATTTTATAGGACTCCTGCTTTAaataaacaaccaaaaaaaaacaaccaccaaaagCCCAAACCACCCCTTCTGCCACTTTCTGAAAGCTTGACTGTTActtataatttccttttcctgtaagCTAGTCCTAAGAAATTCTaggatttcttttccctttaaaagCAGGAGAGTGATTTCCCTTAATCTAGAGGATCCCCTTTCTCTGCCTGTGGCCGGGATGGGAGCTGGGGGCCGGGATCTGGTTCAGCCCCATAGCAGAGCCAAAGCATCAGCGTGACGTGGAAAAGAGCACAGCCCTCGCCCTGCACCCGAAGCCCCGCGTCTCTTTCCCTGTGTCAGTTCTGCGGCTCGTTCAACCGTCGCTTAACCAGCACGACTTGCTAACCCAGCTGAGAACTTCTGTGCTGTGTTACTTTTCATAGACTGCTAAGAATGACAATGTGTTGGTGTCACACAAGGCAGGTGGTAGTGGCATTAGCCATCCTCCTGGCCCgctcccctctgctgtgctggctgtgctgtcagCTGGAAGCATGCTGCTGCCTTGCGTGAGGAAGTTGATCTGGCATCCCAGGGACTTGCGACGGTCCAGAATAGCGGTAGTGGTTAGTGATGCTTCACTTCTGGTGCATGCTGCTCCTGGcaactgcagctcagcagcattACAGCGACTCGGTACCAAGCCTTTCCCCATTGCGCTCCTTGGCAACAAATCTCTTGGCAGATTTTTCCCTTGGTTTATTTCACAGGAATTGTGTTCACATATGTGGTTCAGCAGGTGTGTAATGTTACTTATCCATTGGTCTGAGTCGGCAGGTAACACACCTTAGAAATCGCATAAGTGTTTTTGTATGCTTTTTGTTATGCTGCTGCATCAGCATTCATCAAGCTGGACAGAAGCCTCATTGAAGGGTAAGAGGGTGGTTTCTGAtctcaaaactgctttttgtctATGTTCCAAACAGTCGGTTTGCTCATTCAGGTATTTAGCCTGCTAGGGATGGGAGCTTTGGTTTTTGGGTGTAGCAGCTGCAAGGAGATGTAAAGGCTGAGCACAGGGCAGGAGAAATTGTGAGCTGGAGGGTATGAGTGGTTAAGGCTGTTTTGAGGAGACCAGAAAGCTGGACATCGGTAGCAGGAATGTTGTCCTAGTTTCTGttctaacaaagaaaaaaatacgtAATTAAAGTTCTTAAGTATTTGAATGAGCTTCACTCAGCACCAAAGACTCCCAGAATACGCTAAGCAGACTGGAAACACAGTGTATGAGTACTGCCAAGCAGCGTGTGTCCTTGGGAACCACAGATGTTGACCCAAGTGTTGAGCAGCACTTCTAGCTACATGCCATGCCAGAAGGTGCTGTGCAGCCACCACTGCCAAGGGTGGCATTTCAGCACCGAAGCTTGGCACTCTGCAGTCTCTGTATTACAGCACTTCCACCGGTCGGGGGTCTGTAACCATGGCTACTGCGCCAGGTTTTTTCCCAAAGCCACAACATATTCGTAAACAAACATGTAAGGTCACTTACAAATTTACATTggagtttaaataaataatagcagttatgtaaaaaatgtttcctaaaaCAGGTCCTGCATGTATCTTAACTGCAGATGCTTTCTGACCTACTATTCAAAAGGCTTCAGCATGTGATTTCTTGATGGGCTTAAGCAGATGTAAATATAGTCTGCTACCAGAAGATGAAATGCCATCTTCTTGCTCCTTTTGCAGTttatcttctctgcttttttagttttcagCCTCCCAGGCAGCTAATCTGGTCTGCCTCCCGGTCACGAGTTTTACTGCCAGCACAAAGGAGGCAGC
Coding sequences:
- the CLDN12 gene encoding claudin-12; its protein translation is MGCRDVHAATVLAFLSGTASVAGLLAAVLLPNWRQMRLYTFNKNERNVTIYTGLWIKCARFDGSRDCVIYDPQWYTAVDQLDLRVLQFALPLSMLTAVSALFLCLIGMCNTAFVSSVPNIKLAKCLVNSAGCHLVAGLLFLLACAICLTPSIWVIFYNNYLNRKYEPVFSFDISVFIAIASAGGLFFTSVLLCLWYCACKSLPSPFWQPLYSHAPSMHSYASQPYSARSRLSAMEIDIPVVTHAS